In a single window of the Streptomyces sp. HUAS ZL42 genome:
- a CDS encoding DUF3618 domain-containing protein, which yields MTHRKAGSAELRRQIEETRTELGGTVEELAAKADVKGRARARAADLRDKAGAMTVQLRSTAAQAGHTVQDRASRAGHAVEHGAPRPVRTVVQAGLRHPRPVLIAGAALGAVAVAGLLLRRRTGR from the coding sequence ATGACCCACAGGAAAGCGGGCTCCGCGGAGCTGCGGCGGCAGATCGAAGAGACGAGGACCGAACTCGGCGGCACCGTCGAGGAGTTGGCGGCGAAGGCCGATGTGAAGGGCCGGGCCCGGGCCCGCGCCGCCGACCTCAGGGACAAGGCGGGCGCGATGACCGTGCAACTGCGCAGCACGGCGGCCCAGGCCGGTCACACGGTCCAGGACAGGGCGAGCCGGGCGGGTCACGCGGTGGAGCATGGCGCGCCGCGCCCCGTCCGCACCGTCGTTCAGGCCGGGCTGCGGCATCCGCGGCCGGTGCTGATCGCCGGTGCGGCACTGGGAGCCGTGGCCGTGGCGGGGCTGCTGCTGCGGCGGCGCACCGGGCGGTAA
- a CDS encoding phage holin family protein codes for MTGTIDSGPAHDAHHSVGELVTQATEQLSRLVRQELSLAKEELAEKGRRAGRGGGLLGAAGAFGYAGLLALAGTATAALSLTLSVWAAALIVTAALFAIAGLLAVAGRSQLRRATPPTPEETLGSVRADVEEIRERAHHR; via the coding sequence GTGACCGGGACCATCGACTCCGGCCCTGCGCACGACGCGCACCACTCCGTGGGCGAACTCGTCACGCAGGCCACAGAACAACTCTCCCGGCTCGTGCGGCAGGAACTGAGCCTCGCCAAGGAGGAGCTGGCCGAGAAGGGACGGCGTGCCGGGCGAGGTGGCGGGCTGCTCGGTGCCGCGGGCGCCTTCGGCTATGCCGGACTGCTCGCCCTGGCCGGCACGGCGACCGCCGCGCTCTCGCTGACGCTGTCCGTGTGGGCCGCGGCGCTCATCGTCACCGCGGCGCTGTTCGCGATCGCGGGCCTGCTGGCCGTGGCCGGCCGCAGCCAGCTGCGCCGCGCCACGCCCCCCACGCCCGAGGAGACCCTCGGCAGCGTCAGGGCCGATGTCGAGGAGATCAGGGAAAGGGCACACCACCGATGA
- the repSA gene encoding replication initiator protein RepSA yields the protein MTNAATFADLDPITLGDLLRVAGIPGFDRWQDQIKRTGGCADPIHLRGWVLHKDKTTGETLHHYSTENEPGGRLRVACGNRRASRCPACAWTYAGDTYHLIRAGLAGDPDKDIPATVRDHPRVFTTLTAPSFGPVHNRPDRGACRCGTRHTEDDASLGTALDPATYDYAGAVLFNNHAGELWMRFANRLRREIAARAGLTQRELADACRVSYGKVAEFQKRGAIHFHAVIRLDGPDGPDSPPPSWARTELLTDAIRAAATHSYTSVSVPASDDQPARTFRWGTQLDVRPVKAFGDGSDLTEQAVASYVAKYATKAAENTGTLDRRIGELAELDRHGVPDHARRLITACRDLDKLYPDRRLWAWAHMLGFRGHFSSKSRRYSTTLGALRQARADFRAVQERAALGLDDREPDTVLVLADWQYAGHGHTPGESALAATIARDLQLNRETAREALAALPDDREW from the coding sequence ATGACCAACGCCGCGACCTTCGCGGACCTGGACCCGATCACCCTGGGGGATCTCCTCCGGGTGGCCGGGATTCCGGGCTTCGACCGCTGGCAAGACCAGATCAAGCGCACCGGCGGCTGTGCCGACCCGATCCACCTGCGCGGCTGGGTCCTGCACAAGGACAAGACCACCGGCGAGACCCTGCACCACTACAGCACCGAGAACGAGCCGGGCGGGCGCCTCCGCGTCGCTTGCGGCAACCGTCGCGCCTCCCGCTGCCCGGCCTGCGCCTGGACCTACGCCGGGGACACCTACCACCTGATCCGTGCCGGGCTCGCCGGGGACCCCGACAAGGACATCCCCGCCACCGTCCGCGACCACCCGCGCGTCTTCACCACCCTCACCGCACCCTCGTTCGGCCCAGTCCACAACCGGCCCGACCGCGGCGCCTGCCGCTGCGGCACCCGCCACACCGAGGACGATGCCTCCCTCGGCACAGCACTGGACCCGGCCACCTACGACTACGCAGGCGCCGTGCTCTTCAACAACCACGCGGGCGAGCTGTGGATGCGCTTCGCCAACCGACTCCGCCGCGAGATCGCCGCCCGCGCCGGACTGACACAGCGTGAACTCGCCGACGCCTGCCGGGTCTCGTACGGCAAGGTCGCCGAATTCCAGAAGCGCGGTGCCATCCACTTCCACGCTGTGATCCGCCTCGACGGACCCGACGGCCCTGATTCTCCACCGCCCTCGTGGGCCCGTACGGAGCTGCTCACGGACGCGATCCGTGCCGCCGCTACGCACTCCTACACCAGCGTCAGCGTCCCGGCCTCCGACGACCAACCCGCCCGCACCTTCCGCTGGGGTACACAGCTCGACGTACGGCCCGTGAAGGCCTTCGGTGACGGTTCAGACCTCACCGAACAGGCCGTTGCCTCCTACGTCGCCAAGTACGCCACCAAAGCCGCAGAGAACACAGGCACTCTCGACCGCCGCATCGGCGAACTCGCCGAACTCGACCGCCACGGCGTGCCCGACCACGCGCGCCGTCTGATCACCGCGTGCCGCGACCTCGACAAGCTGTACCCGGACCGGCGGCTGTGGGCCTGGGCTCACATGCTCGGTTTCCGGGGGCACTTCAGCTCCAAGTCGCGCCGCTACTCGACCACTCTCGGCGCTCTTCGCCAGGCGCGCGCGGACTTCCGCGCCGTTCAGGAACGCGCCGCCCTCGGCCTCGACGACCGCGAGCCGGACACCGTGCTCGTCCTCGCCGACTGGCAGTACGCCGGACACGGCCACACCCCTGGTGAATCCGCGCTCGCCGCCACGATCGCTCGTGATCTCCAGCTCAACCGTGAAACCGCCCGCGAAGCACTCGCCGCGCTACCAGATGACAGGGAGTGGTGA
- a CDS encoding DUF2637 domain-containing protein encodes MARPSLRVDAVLVQAVIAGALSFAHLHDLAAAAGQNGWKAWAYPISVDLLLVAAWRRLRSDGPSRLAWCWFLIALFASLGANVATAGFLDLANPPALLRLGIAGWPALAFLGGTLLAHSAGDRVPVPPAPAAPAPTPDIEPEPIPDPEPEADPVTASEQAPALPAADPAPAVPVPAALVDHARKVAADHQTRTGSPIDTETLRARLGVPPQLADAIAAQLA; translated from the coding sequence ATGGCCCGCCCCAGTCTCCGCGTCGACGCGGTCCTGGTCCAAGCCGTCATCGCGGGCGCCCTGTCCTTCGCCCACCTCCACGACCTGGCCGCCGCTGCCGGACAGAACGGCTGGAAGGCCTGGGCCTACCCGATCAGCGTCGACCTGCTCCTGGTCGCCGCCTGGCGACGGCTCCGCTCCGACGGCCCGTCCCGGCTGGCCTGGTGCTGGTTCCTGATCGCCCTGTTCGCCTCGCTCGGCGCCAACGTCGCCACCGCCGGATTCCTCGACCTGGCCAACCCGCCCGCCCTACTCCGGCTCGGCATCGCCGGATGGCCCGCCCTCGCCTTCCTCGGCGGCACACTCCTCGCCCACTCCGCCGGGGACCGGGTGCCGGTTCCGCCGGCGCCCGCAGCCCCGGCCCCCACACCCGACATCGAGCCCGAACCGATCCCCGACCCGGAGCCGGAAGCCGACCCGGTCACCGCGTCCGAGCAAGCCCCCGCCTTGCCCGCCGCCGACCCGGCTCCGGCAGTGCCCGTCCCGGCCGCGCTGGTCGACCACGCCCGCAAGGTCGCCGCGGACCACCAGACCCGCACCGGCTCCCCGATCGACACCGAAACCCTGCGCGCCCGGCTCGGCGTCCCGCCCCAGCTCGCCGACGCCATCGCCGCCCAACTCGCCTGA
- the dapA gene encoding 4-hydroxy-tetrahydrodipicolinate synthase: MTTTARSTPPFGRALCAMITPFTEAGALDLDGAQRLADRLVAEGCDGLVLSGTTGESPTTTDAEKASLVTAVREAVGDRASIVAGVGTFDTRHTVELALEAEKAGADGLLVVSPYYSKPPQDALEAHFLAVADASGLPVALYDIPGRTGTRIEPETMIRLAGHPRIVAVKDCSYDFLAAQKVLSRTDLAYYAGCDEHNLALYAVGGAGCVSTVANVVPGRLRAVLDAFDAGDTAGAARLQQRATPLIEAVMSAGLPGTVTAKAILNALGLPAGPVRAPLRPADRATTDGLLAEYERLVA, encoded by the coding sequence ATGACGACAACCGCTCGCTCCACCCCTCCCTTCGGCCGCGCCCTCTGCGCGATGATCACGCCTTTCACCGAGGCGGGCGCGCTCGACCTCGACGGTGCGCAGCGGCTCGCCGACCGGCTGGTGGCGGAGGGCTGCGACGGTCTCGTGCTCTCCGGCACGACGGGCGAGTCGCCGACCACGACGGACGCCGAGAAGGCGTCGCTCGTCACGGCCGTGCGGGAGGCGGTGGGCGACCGGGCCTCGATCGTGGCGGGTGTGGGCACCTTCGACACCCGGCACACCGTCGAGCTGGCACTCGAGGCCGAAAAGGCGGGCGCCGACGGCCTGTTGGTGGTCAGTCCCTACTACAGCAAGCCTCCTCAGGACGCCCTGGAGGCCCATTTCCTGGCGGTCGCGGACGCGTCGGGGCTGCCGGTCGCGCTGTACGACATCCCGGGCCGCACCGGGACCCGTATCGAGCCCGAGACGATGATCCGCCTCGCCGGCCACCCCCGGATCGTGGCGGTCAAGGACTGCTCCTACGACTTCCTCGCCGCCCAGAAGGTCCTCTCCCGCACGGACCTCGCCTACTACGCGGGCTGCGACGAGCACAACCTCGCCCTGTACGCGGTGGGCGGAGCCGGCTGTGTGAGCACGGTCGCGAACGTCGTCCCGGGCCGGCTACGGGCCGTCCTCGACGCGTTCGACGCGGGCGACACGGCCGGGGCGGCCCGGCTCCAGCAGCGGGCCACACCGCTCATCGAGGCGGTGATGTCGGCGGGCCTGCCCGGCACGGTCACCGCCAAGGCGATCCTCAACGCCCTCGGTCTGCCCGCGGGTCCGGTCCGCGCACCCCTGCGGCCCGCCGACCGGGCGACGACCGACGGGCTGCTGGCGGAGTACGAGCGGCTGGTGGCCTGA
- a CDS encoding helix-turn-helix transcriptional regulator: MPTRLPDRYLTPEDLVELFELPSVETLYQWRRKRIGPRGFRVGRYIRYDPDHVHAWVKSQMEGAAA; the protein is encoded by the coding sequence ATGCCGACCCGACTGCCCGACCGCTATCTCACGCCTGAGGACCTGGTTGAACTCTTCGAACTGCCCAGCGTGGAGACCCTCTACCAGTGGCGGCGGAAGCGCATCGGTCCTCGGGGATTCCGGGTAGGCCGGTACATCCGGTACGACCCCGACCACGTGCATGCGTGGGTCAAGTCCCAGATGGAAGGGGCTGCCGCCTGA
- a CDS encoding mobile element transfer protein, translating to MPARDHFHSLMQIGPVQIGTHRDRNGQTKHAAVCTADRCGWSADYTSQTAAQLAARTHRCKVS from the coding sequence ATGCCCGCCCGCGACCACTTCCACTCGCTGATGCAGATCGGCCCCGTGCAGATCGGCACCCACCGCGACCGCAACGGCCAGACCAAACACGCCGCCGTGTGCACCGCCGACCGCTGCGGCTGGTCCGCCGACTACACCAGCCAGACCGCCGCCCAGCTCGCCGCCCGCACCCACCGCTGCAAGGTCAGCTGA
- a CDS encoding FtsK/SpoIIIE domain-containing protein yields the protein MTWFMVALVLVVATAGLLRWRRPAWYWLTFGVALAALRVLVRYASVMDACGLTVPPSRWRLALARMTNRPSPESRPPRILRMRPTRTGLVLRLKLRPGQDAFDIAAASDRLRHSFGMYGVTSRELRSGVVEVRMTGYDVLKRVQMPARTEPRPMRVPVALREDGTVHYRDYRAIPHALTLGATESGKSVYQRNLVAGLAPMDVALVGIDCKQGVELFPLARRFSALADNPDAAAELLESLVTHMEGVYQLIRAEQRVTADVCDAEIAADIWDLPADLRPTPIVVLVDEVAELALFATKEEEKRRDRIITALARLAQLGRAAGIYLEICGQRFGSELGKGITMLRAQLSGRTAHRVNDETSANMAFGDISPDAVLAAIQIPATMRGVAIAGDSTGGWHRIRAPHTSMRQAVNICNRHADRTPDLPSLAPFRPALSIPEPVDAPAVESIPASA from the coding sequence ATGACCTGGTTCATGGTCGCGCTCGTGCTGGTCGTCGCCACTGCGGGTCTCCTGCGGTGGCGGCGCCCCGCCTGGTACTGGCTGACCTTCGGGGTCGCCCTCGCCGCGCTGCGGGTCCTGGTTCGCTACGCGTCCGTCATGGACGCCTGCGGCCTGACCGTCCCGCCCTCGCGGTGGCGTCTCGCCCTCGCCCGGATGACGAACCGGCCGTCGCCGGAGTCCCGCCCGCCGCGGATTCTGCGGATGCGCCCGACTCGGACCGGCCTGGTCCTGCGGCTCAAGCTCCGGCCCGGACAGGACGCCTTCGACATCGCGGCGGCCTCCGACCGGCTGCGGCACTCCTTCGGGATGTACGGCGTCACCTCGCGTGAACTCCGCTCTGGCGTGGTCGAGGTGCGGATGACGGGCTACGACGTCCTGAAGCGGGTGCAGATGCCTGCCAGGACTGAACCCCGCCCGATGCGGGTCCCGGTCGCCTTGCGGGAGGACGGCACGGTCCACTACCGCGATTACCGCGCGATACCCCACGCGCTCACCCTCGGGGCCACCGAGTCGGGAAAGTCGGTGTACCAGCGCAACCTGGTCGCCGGGCTGGCGCCGATGGATGTGGCCCTGGTCGGGATCGACTGCAAGCAGGGGGTTGAGTTGTTCCCGCTGGCCCGTCGGTTCTCCGCGCTCGCCGACAACCCGGACGCTGCCGCCGAGCTGCTGGAGTCGCTCGTCACGCACATGGAGGGCGTCTACCAGCTCATCCGCGCCGAGCAGCGCGTCACCGCCGACGTCTGCGATGCGGAGATCGCCGCCGACATCTGGGATCTGCCCGCCGACCTGCGCCCGACGCCGATCGTCGTCCTCGTCGACGAGGTCGCCGAACTCGCCCTGTTCGCCACCAAAGAGGAGGAGAAGCGCAGGGACCGGATCATCACTGCGCTGGCCCGGCTCGCCCAGCTCGGCCGTGCCGCCGGGATCTACCTGGAGATCTGCGGGCAGCGCTTCGGCTCCGAACTCGGCAAGGGCATCACCATGCTCCGCGCCCAGCTCTCCGGCCGAACCGCCCACCGCGTCAACGACGAAACCTCAGCCAACATGGCCTTCGGCGACATCTCCCCGGACGCCGTCCTCGCCGCCATCCAGATCCCCGCCACCATGCGCGGTGTCGCCATCGCAGGGGACTCAACCGGCGGCTGGCACCGCATCCGTGCCCCGCACACCTCGATGCGGCAGGCCGTCAACATCTGCAACCGGCATGCCGACCGTACGCCGGACCTGCCCAGCCTGGCCCCGTTCCGGCCCGCACTCAGCATCCCCGAGCCCGTGGATGCCCCGGCCGTCGAGTCCATCCCGGCCTCTGCCTGA
- a CDS encoding tyrosine-type recombinase/integrase has product MAGHVQDRWYKSVPGPDGKSVRVKTDRYGVGHRYRARYIAPDGSEKSKSFPDKQKRKADAWLANIEADMSQGRYIDPAAGSVTFGQYAKEWMAALTIDPVTRESVEIRLRVHALPYLGDRPLASFRPSHLRAWMRELEATGRAASYRRSIFANVSAVFTAAVEDRIIAENPCRARSVRAPSLDARKVKPWSIERVMAVHEALPDAYQEMVALGAGCGLRQGEIFGLALEDVDFLGGTVHVVRQVKLIRGTRPVFGPPKGGKERHVPLPEAVSFALAAHITRHEPVEVALPWKTPDGPPVSASLLFVNARSQALNRLRFNPGVWRPALTSAGIPLGRENGMHALRHFYASVLLDAGESIKALSEYLGHHDPSFTLRTYTHLMPNSEARTRAAVDRVFRNPGGTEDGPDTAHEAT; this is encoded by the coding sequence ATGGCCGGACACGTTCAGGATCGCTGGTACAAGTCCGTTCCCGGCCCGGACGGCAAGAGCGTCAGGGTCAAGACCGACCGCTACGGCGTCGGCCACCGCTACCGCGCCCGGTACATCGCGCCGGACGGCTCCGAGAAGTCCAAGAGCTTCCCGGACAAGCAGAAGCGCAAGGCTGACGCCTGGCTGGCCAACATCGAAGCGGACATGTCCCAGGGGAGGTACATCGACCCGGCCGCGGGCTCGGTGACCTTCGGGCAGTACGCCAAGGAATGGATGGCAGCGCTGACCATCGATCCGGTGACCCGCGAGAGTGTCGAGATCCGGCTCAGGGTCCACGCCTTGCCGTACCTCGGTGATCGCCCCCTGGCGTCCTTCCGGCCGTCGCACCTGCGCGCGTGGATGCGCGAGCTGGAGGCCACGGGTCGCGCGGCGTCCTACCGGCGCTCGATCTTCGCCAATGTGTCAGCGGTGTTCACCGCCGCCGTGGAGGACCGGATCATCGCCGAGAATCCGTGCCGCGCCCGCTCGGTGAGGGCGCCGTCCCTGGATGCCCGCAAGGTCAAGCCCTGGTCCATCGAGCGCGTCATGGCAGTGCACGAGGCCCTGCCGGATGCCTACCAGGAGATGGTGGCCCTCGGCGCGGGCTGCGGCCTCCGTCAGGGCGAGATTTTCGGTTTGGCTCTTGAGGATGTCGACTTCCTCGGCGGCACGGTCCACGTAGTGCGGCAGGTCAAGCTCATACGAGGGACGCGCCCGGTATTCGGCCCTCCCAAGGGCGGCAAGGAACGGCATGTACCGCTGCCCGAGGCGGTCTCCTTCGCGCTGGCCGCGCACATCACGAGGCACGAGCCGGTAGAGGTCGCCCTGCCATGGAAGACCCCGGACGGTCCGCCGGTGTCGGCGTCGCTCCTGTTCGTCAACGCCCGAAGCCAAGCCCTGAACCGGCTGCGCTTCAATCCGGGCGTTTGGCGTCCCGCCCTCACTTCCGCCGGCATACCCCTCGGCCGCGAGAACGGCATGCACGCCCTCCGCCACTTCTACGCCTCCGTGCTCCTGGACGCGGGGGAGAGCATCAAGGCCCTGAGCGAGTACCTGGGCCACCACGACCCGAGCTTCACGCTCCGGACGTACACGCACCTGATGCCGAACAGCGAGGCTCGCACCCGGGCCGCCGTGGATCGGGTCTTCCGGAACCCGGGTGGCACCGAGGACGGCCCCGACACGGCCCATGAGGCAACATGA
- a CDS encoding SpdD-like protein, which produces MLRPKIPTMPTPTSRVTPPAVVEPTVVVPGTQTPPPAPVAPAPSRPTIQLTPGAVIALVGGGTAVVLVVGAVLVSMLLAVAITGASVAVCAVVLRSLLNAERKN; this is translated from the coding sequence ATGCTCCGCCCGAAGATCCCGACCATGCCGACGCCGACCAGCCGCGTCACTCCGCCCGCCGTCGTCGAGCCGACCGTTGTCGTTCCCGGCACCCAGACCCCGCCGCCCGCTCCGGTGGCCCCGGCGCCGTCCCGGCCCACGATCCAGCTCACGCCCGGCGCTGTGATCGCCCTCGTCGGCGGCGGCACCGCCGTCGTCCTGGTCGTCGGCGCTGTCCTCGTCTCCATGCTCCTCGCCGTGGCCATCACCGGCGCCTCGGTCGCCGTGTGCGCGGTCGTCCTGCGCTCCCTCCTCAACGCCGAAAGGAAGAACTGA
- a CDS encoding putative quinol monooxygenase, giving the protein MANYGLFVRFTLRDGAEEAFDALIEETAAGIRAHEPGTLVYACHEVEGAPNERIFYELYADRAAFEEHERQPHTRHFLAERSKYVEKTEVDRLQPYAGKYPTGAEK; this is encoded by the coding sequence ATGGCCAACTATGGGCTTTTTGTTCGCTTCACGCTGCGCGACGGGGCAGAGGAAGCGTTTGACGCACTGATCGAGGAGACCGCCGCAGGGATCCGGGCGCACGAGCCCGGCACGCTGGTCTATGCATGCCACGAGGTCGAGGGCGCGCCCAACGAGCGGATCTTCTACGAGCTGTACGCCGATCGCGCTGCCTTCGAGGAGCACGAGCGTCAGCCGCACACGCGTCACTTCCTGGCCGAGCGCTCCAAGTACGTCGAGAAGACCGAGGTTGACCGCCTTCAGCCGTATGCCGGCAAGTACCCCACCGGAGCCGAGAAGTGA